A single region of the Vanacampus margaritifer isolate UIUO_Vmar chromosome 13, RoL_Vmar_1.0, whole genome shotgun sequence genome encodes:
- the ddr2a gene encoding discoidin domain-containing receptor 2, with the protein MKNPRDVRLWLLLLVPSLAPVISQVNPGVCRYPLGMSGGQIQDEDISASSQWSESTAARYGRLDFEEGDGAWCPEITVEPDHLKEFLQIDLRSLHFITLVGTQGRHAGGIGNEFAQMYKIKYSRDGSRWISWRNRQGKQVIEGNRNAYDIMLKDLEPPVIARFVRFMPVTDHSMNVCMRVELYGCEWLDGLVSYNAPVGQQMNLPEHTVYLNDSVYDGAVIYSMTEGLGQLTDGVCGLDDFTDSHVYNVWPGYDYVGWSNQSFPGGYVEIMFEFDRIRNFTTMMVHCNNMFTNNVKAFQHVICHFRSDLDWEATPLTFSPAVDDEDPSARFVPVPLANHMASAIKCQFYFADVWLLFSEITFQSDTAMYNTTLTPPKTGLPPIIQPEDDPTHKVDDSTTRILIGCLVAIIFILVAIIVIILWRQVWQKMLQKSETFAYSHNQSSTATSEQESSSTYERIFPLGPDYQEPSRLICKLPEFAQNSEEPASSSTATQDGAPHYAEADIVTLQGVTGGNTYAIPALAMDMLSGKDVAVEEFPRKLLTFKEKLGEGQFGEVHLCEAEGMQEFMNKEFLFDVPDEATVLVAVKMLRSDASKNARNDFLKEIKIMSRLKDPNIVRLLAVCIYSDPLCMITEYMENGDLNQFLSRHEPEGQLALLSNASTVSFGNLCYMAAQIASGMKYLSSLNFVHRDLATRNCLVGKNFTIKIADFGMSRNLYSGDYYRIQGRAVLPIRWMSWESILLGKFTTASDVWAFAVTLWEILNFCKEQPYSQLTDEQVIENTGEFFRDQKRQIYLPQPVLCPDSLYKVMLGCWRRNTKERPSFQEIHRTLLEIQP; encoded by the exons GTGTGTGTCGATACCCCTTGGGAATGTCGGGAGGACAGATTCAAGATGAGGACATCTCCGCCTCCAGCCAGTGGTCCGAATCCACCGCTGCTCGATATGGCAG GTTGGACTTCGAAGAGGGCGACGGCGCCTGGTGTCCGGAGATTACGGTGGAGCCGGACCACCTGAAGGAGTTCCTGCAGATTGACTTGCGCTCGCTCCACTTCATCACCTTGGTGGGCACCCAGGGTCGCCACGCCGGCGGCATCGGGAACGAGTTCGCACAGATGTACAAGATCAAGTACAGCCGCGATGGCAGTCGCTGGATCTCGTGGAGAAACCGGCAGGGCAAGCAG GTGATCGAAGGCAACCGGAACGCCTACGACATCATGCTGAAGGACTTGGAACCCCCCGTCATCGCTCGATTCGTGCGCTTCATGCCCGTCACCGACCACTCCATGAACGTCTGCATGAGGGTGGAGCTGTACGGCTGCGAATGGCTGG ATGGTTTGGTGTCATACAACGCTCCGGTGGGCCAGCAGATGAATTTACCTGAGCACACTGTCTACCTCAATGACTCTGTCTACGATGGAGCCGTCATTTACAG CATGACGGAGGGCTTGGGCCAGCTGACGGACGGCGTGTGCGGACTGGACGATTTCACAGACAGTCATGTGTACAACGTGTGGCCCGGCTACGACTATGTGGGCTGGAGCAATCAGAGCTTCCCCGGCGGATACGTGGAAATCATGTTTGAGTTCGACCGCATACGAAACTTCACCACAATGATG GTCCACTGCAACAACATGTTCACAAATAACGTCAAGGCCTTCCAGCACGTGATTTGCCACTTCCGCTCCGATTTGGACTGGGAGGCCACGCCGCTCACCTTCAGCCCGGCCGTGGACGACGAAGACCCCAGCGCACGCTTCGTCCCCGTCCCGCTGGCCAATCACATGGCCAGCGCCATCAAGTGCCAATTCTACTTTGCAGACGTCTGGCTGTTGTTCAGCGAAATCACCTTCCAGTCAG atACAGCCATGTATAACACAACACTAACTCCTCCCAAGACAGGACTTCCGCCCATCATCCAGCCAG AGGACGACCCCACACATAAAGTGGATGACAGCACTACACGCATTCTGATTGGCTGTCTGGTGGCCATTATTTTCATCCTGGTggccatcatcgtcatcatcctgTGGAGGCAGGTGTGGCAGAAGATGTTGCAGAAG AGCGAGACCTTCGCCTACAGTCACAACCAGTCGAGCACTGCCACCAGCGAACAAGAGTCCAGCTCCACTTACGAGCGCATCTTCCCGCTGGGCCCGGACTACCAGGAGCCCTCCCGGCTTATATGCAAGCTCCCCGAGTTCGCACAGAACTCCGAGGAACCCG CTTCCAGCAGCACGGCAACCCAGGACGGCGCCCCTCACTACGCTGAGGCGGACATCGTCACCCTGCAGGGTGTGACCGGCGGCAACACGTACGCCATCCCGGCGCTCGCCATGGACATGCTGTCCGGGAAAGACGTGGCGGTTGAGGAGTTCCCACGAAAGCTGCTCACGTTCAAAGAGAAGCTGGGAGAGGGCCAGTTCGGAGAG gtgcacCTATGCGAGGCAGAGGGAATGCAGGAGTTCATGAATAAAGAGTTTTTATTTGACGTGCCAGACGAGGCGACCGTTTTAGTGGCGGTGAAGATGCTGCGGTCAGATGCGAGCAAAAATGCAAG GAACGACTTCCTAAAAGAGATCAAGATCATGTCTCGCCTGAAGGACCCTAACATCGTTCGGCTGCTGGCCGTGTGCATCTACAGCGACCCCCTCTGCATGATCACGGAGTACATGGAGAACGGGGACCTTAACCAGTTTTTGTCCCGCCATGAGCCGGAGGGGCAGCTGGCGCTACTCAGCAACGCGTCCACAGTCAG TTTCGGCAACCTGTGCTATATGGCCGCCCAGATAGCGTCGGGCATGAAGTACCTCTCCTCGCTCAACTTTGTGCACCGAGACCTGGCCACGCGCAATTGCTTGGTGGGTAAGAACTTCACCATCAAGATAGCCGACTTCGGCATGAGCAGGAACCTGTACAGTGGCGACTACTACCGCATCCAAGGCCGAGCGGTGCTGCCCATCCGCTGGATGTCCTGGGAGAGCATCCTGCTG GGTAAGTTCACCACGGCAAGCGACGTGTGGGCCTTTGCGGTCACCCTGTGGGAGATATTGAACTTCTGCAAGGAGCAGCCCTACTCGCAGCTCACGGACGAGCAAGTCATTGAAAACACGGGAGAGTTCTTCAGAGATCAGAAAAGACAG